The DNA region ACCGACTCTAGAAGAGCTGTTAGCTGAAATGGCAGAACAGCAATCAGCCTTAGCTGCAGACGAGACAGAGGCTCCACAAACTGGTTCAGATCTGGGGATTTTAGCTTCAGCTGGCTCAGTGGGAAATTCTGGTGCGTCTGCCGCTGAGGCATCGGCAGGAGATCCTGTTACGTCACAAGGTGAAGAATTTTCACAACAAGAAGCGGTCCTCGCAACGTCTGACCAGACAGTACCAGATCCCGGAGCATTCCCCGAGACGGCATCAGATCAGGCAGTGGCACAACCAGGAGCAGTCCTCGCAACATCCGACCAGACAGTGGCGCAAACTGGAGCAGAAGATAAAACATTTGACGAAACAGCAAATGTAGATGTAACTGGAAGTAATGAAGCTCCTCCGGAGAATGTGCTCCAACCTAATGACCAAACTGCTCCAGCAGCGACAGCTCCAAATATCCAAAATATAACAGCTTCACAATCGGAAACTGCTGAAGAAAAAGTCGCCGAGTTGATTGGTTCTTTGGTCaatagaattgaaaataatcaatccgTCTCCGAGCAAACGTTAGATAACAATAGTGAACGTTCGGAAACACCGCCGACGTCATCAACATCGAACAACCAATCAACATCGGTGGACGAGAATTCTTCACGACAGCAAAATAAGAAACAGCTGTCAGCCTGGGATAAACTGTACAAAATGCTGACCTATAAACACGTTGGTAAAAAGCTGATCAGTGATATACtatctgatattgaaaatACCGACGGCAAAACCAGTGCTAGACCTAATACTGATACAGGAAACGTGACCAACGAATCTTTAGTGAACGGCACGGATGGAAATAGAGCCCCAATGGCTGATGGCACGCTTATAAACAGCAACGATTCAGATTCGACTTCTGGGTTGTTAGAAAAACCTTCTTCCGATGGTCAAAATGGCACTGTAGATTCCTTAGTGTCTGGTAACGATAGTGGCGTGTTTGCTAGTAACTCTGATGTCATACAGAATGACACAGCAAAGGCTGTAGTAGTTGATGACACGTTGGTGGCAGCTTCTGCAACACCTACCGATATCGGTGATAGGGTTTCGGCGGCAAACGGTGCTGATAGTTACTCGAACCAACcagaaacaaataaacaatccATTTCTACGAATGTTACAAGTGAGTTTGCAAGCGGAAGCAACTCTTCTGCGGCAACAGTATCTGTAGCAACGGGTAACGATTCTGTAGCAACCGGGGACAATGGTGGCTCCATAGCAACGAGTATCGAAGGCAACCACACGACCGAAGTAGGAGATAATGTGACTTCAACTGTAAATACCACTTTCCAGCCTTCCGATAAGTCAATACATGATGCAATAGAAGATAGTTCACCAAGCAACGATGGTCAAGTGAATGGAAACTTTCTAGcgaaagaaataatttcaccgAGGACGTTGTCTTCCTACCCCGTCACGCCGACAGCCGAAGGTagatatataacaaaaacaaCCTGCATTTGACTTATTACGTTGACCAACTCATTAATTGTTGAACTGGGGTCTCTTTTAAACTGGGGTCTCTGATGTTG from Tubulanus polymorphus chromosome 12, tnTubPoly1.2, whole genome shotgun sequence includes:
- the LOC141914032 gene encoding uncharacterized protein LOC141914032 isoform X1 is translated as MANVGKAMFAVILSMFVASMLEPVSPSSEHDEKIRGLLAGLMRRLKHSGDSKTTDNSKPRPIFSILSNDPSKNNAIEVAAESPPREESTSAGSEAADVVCTNGTTAVDANGTTICSRVSPSNTSQANTSQDGAAASALRSDSQEVAGDNAVENTSFEKLLGQYRQQAQKELADSKNNTSETTDDSNADKTKQTDSLITADGETTHQLKKVPTLEELLAEMAEQQSALAADETEAPQTGSDLGILASAGSVGNSGASAAEASAGDPVTSQGEEFSQQEAVLATSDQTVPDPGAFPETASDQAVAQPGAVLATSDQTVAQTGAEDKTFDETANVDVTGSNEAPPENVLQPNDQTAPAATAPNIQNITASQSETAEEKVAELIGSLVNRIENNQSVSEQTLDNNSERSETPPTSSTSNNQSTSVDENSSRQQNKKQLSAWDKLYKMLTYKHVGKKLISDILSDIENTDGKTSARPNTDTGNVTNESLVNGTDGNRAPMADGTLINSNDSDSTSGLLEKPSSDGQNGTVDSLVSGNDSGVFASNSDVIQNDTAKAVVVDDTLVAASATPTDIGDRVSAANGADSYSNQPETNKQSISTNVTSEFASGSNSSAATVSVATGNDSVATGDNGGSIATSIEGNHTTEVGDNVTSTVNTTFQPSDKSIHDAIEDSSPSNDGQVNGNFLAKEIISPRTLSSYPVTPTAEDMKSEILQINWLPMNSDNMLHDLFPMILAVSAAVVLIIVAYVMVKTCRRIRRVKRRKKHSNSTSASSRKPAGARNQKLTDDELNTIGVGTKNRKDLVMLLADSSDDELF
- the LOC141914032 gene encoding uncharacterized protein LOC141914032 isoform X2 — its product is MANVGKAMFAVILSMFVASMLEPVSPSSEHDEKIRGLLAGLMRRLKHSGDSKTTDNSKPRPIFSILSNDPSKNNAIEVAAESPPREESTSAGSEAADVVCTNGTTAVDANGTTICSRVSPSNTSQANTSQDGAAASALRSDSQEVAGDNAVENTSFEKLLGQYRQQAQKELADSKNNTSETTDDSNADKTKQTDSLITADGETTHQLKKVPTLEELLAEMAEQQSALAADETEAPQTGSDLGILASAGSVGNSGASAAEASAGDPVTSQGEEFSQQEAVLATSDQTVPDPGAFPETASDQAVAQPGAVLATSDQTVAQTGAEDKTFDETANVDVTGSNEAPPENVLQPNDQTAPAATAPNIQNITASQSETAEEKVAELIGSLVNRIENNQSVSEQTLDNNSERSETPPTSSTSNNQSTSVDENSSRQQNKKQLSAWDKLYKMLTYKHVGKKLISDILSDIENTDGKTSARPNTDTGNVTNESLVNGTDGNRAPMADGTLINSNDSDSTSGLLEKPSSDGQNGTVDSLVSGNDSGVFASNSDVIQNDTAKAVVVDDTLVAASATPTDIGDRVSAANGADSYSNQPETNKQSISTNVTSEFASGSNSSAATVSVATGNDSVATGDNGGSIATSIEGNHTTEVGDNVTSTVNTTFQPSDKSIHDAIEDSSPSNDGQVNGNFLAKEIISPRTLSSYPVTPTAEDMKSEILQINWLPMNSDNMLHDLFPMILAVSAAVVLIIVAYVMVKTCRRIRRVKRRKKHSNSTSASSRKPAGARNQKLTDDELNVYDWGRHKKS